CTGACTGCATACCAGCTTGCTCTGCCCGTCCATTAGCAACCAAACCACCTACTACAGGCGGTATTGGTAATGAATAAGGCATTATTCCCAAGCTAGCAACTGGTTTTGGCTGCTCTTGCCCTGATAACCAGTTTGTAACGGGGATTACTTTAGTAACTGGTGCCGCTGACTGAGTACCCGAGATTTCATGCTGCTGTAGTTGTACTTCAATATCCGTAGTATCCCCAATGTAGCGCAATAGCTCGATATTGACATCATACCATGTAGGAGTGGGTTCATTATTGATACTGACAATTTCATAGCCACTTTCTATACCTGCTAGCTGGGCTGGACTATTCTCAGCAATTTGCCCTGTCACTGGAATTAAGCTTTGAAACCCCAGCATTAACATAATCCAAAAAGCTACTACTGCTAACAAAAAATTAGCAAAGGGGCCAGCTAAAATGATCGCAATTCGCTGGGTCACCGGCTTACGGTTAAATGCATATTGCAGCTGATCTGGAGGAACAGGCCCTTCCTTTTCATCTAGCATTTTCACATAGCCCCCTAAAGGGAAGGCTGCAATGGCAAACTCAGTACCATGCCGGTCATACCAGGAAACTAGAGGCTTACCAAAGCCAAATGAAAAACGGTGAACTTTAACCCCACAACGTCTTGCGACCCAAAAATGCCCATACTCATGAAAGGTAACTAAAATACCTAACGTGACAAGAAAGGCTAATGCAGACTGTAAAAACTCCATCTTATAAACCTATATGCTTAATCACTGCTGTGGCTACCTCACGGGCCTTGCTGTCAGCAGCCAAAATACTTTCAAGCTCACCTGAATCTTGCACCTCAAGCTTAGAAAGCACTTCTTCATTGATAAGTGGAATGTCAACAAAACGAATAGTTCCAGCTAAAAATGCCTCAACCGCCACTTCATTAGCTGCATTCAATACTGCTGGAGCTGCACCGCCCTCAGCTGCCGCTTCACGGGCAAGTTTAAGGCAAGGGAACCGCTGCTCATCAGGAGGATAAAAATCAAGCTGACAAATATCTACCAAGTTAAGTGGTTTAACAGCTGTTGATATTCGATTTGGCCAGGCAAGTGCGTGGGCAATTGGTGTACACATATCAGGATTGCCCATTTGGGCTAAAACTGATCCATCAACATAGTCAACCATTGAATGGATAATGCTTTGCGGGTGAATCACTACATCAACTTGCTCAGGCTTAATAGCAAACAAATGACAGGCCTCTATTAATTCTAAGCCTTTATTCATCATAGAGGCGGAATCAACTGAAATTTTTTGACCCATTGACCAGTTAGGATGAGCACAGGCTTGCTCAGGTGTTACTGCTCTTAGTTCAGCTGAGCTATAAGTCCGGAATGGCCCACCAGAAGCAGTTAAGACAACTTTTCTCACCCCCATTTCTGTTAACGGCTGTTGTGTACAGGGAAGACACTGAAAGATGGCATTATGCTCACTATCAATGGGTAGCAGTGTCGCTTTATGGTCTTTGACTGCCTTCATAAAGAGTTTACCAGCCAACACTAAACTCTCTTTATTAGCTAGCAAGACTTTCTTACTGGCCTTAACTGCTGCCAATGTGGGCAACAAACCCGCTGCACCCATAATGGCCGCCATTACGACATTAACCTGTGGCTCCGATGCTATGGTCTCTAGCGCTTGGGTACCAGCTAACACTACAGTAATAGACCCAGCAGCCTTTAGTCGCTCAGCCAGCTGTCCAGCTGCAGCCTCATTAACAAGCACTGCATATCGGGGTTTAAACTCAACACACTGTTGAAATAGCTTTTCGAGCTGTTGATTAGCTGCAAGAGCAAACACCTGATATTTATCAGGGTGTTCTTTGATAACAGCTAATGTGCTACAACCTATTGAGCCAGTACTACCTAAAATGGTGATTTGCTGCACTATCTTGCCACCCTGCCTTAAAGACCTGTTACTAATAACGAAATACAGAAAACTGGAATTGCTGCAGTTAAGCTATCAATACGATCCATCACCCCACCATGGCCAGGCAACAAGTTACTGCTATCCTTCACCCCTCGCTCACGTTTAAACATACTTTCTAGCAAATCACCCAACACTGATACCGCGACAATTAACCAGGCAAATAACACCATAACAGCTACCTGAGGGAAGCTTTTATGCTGCCCCAAACCAAAGCCAATGGCCACCAGTGTTGTCACAGCTAATGCACCATAAACCCCTTCCCAACTTTTACCTGGACTGACTTTAGCGGCTAACTTATGTTTACCAAAACGCTTACCAAAGAAATAAGCTCCAATATCTGCCCCCCAGATCAAAGCAAACAGGTAGACAATTAGCCATGAGCTGTTATCCGCTTTTTTCAACCAAACTAAACAACTCCAGGCCGGTACCAGCACCATCAAACCAACAATCAGTTTAAGGCTTCTATGCTGCCAAACTGTAGTCGATGTCGGATAAGTCAACACCAGCCCAAGAGCAGCCAACCAAACAACAATGGCTAGGCTAAGTACCGACATCAGGGGAAGAAATTGAGAACCAAATAAAGCCAATGCCAAGCCTAAAACATAGGCTAGTCGTGCTGGCATCTCAGTTAAACCTGCTAAATTTGCCCATTCCCAGCCTGCAAGTAAAACGACTCCACCAACAAAAAGGCTAAAGTAAAAAGGAGATAGGGCAAACACCCCAAGCAGAGCAAGCGGCACTAAAATAACGGCAGTTAT
This genomic interval from Spartinivicinus ruber contains the following:
- the rseP gene encoding RIP metalloprotease RseP translates to MEFLQSALAFLVTLGILVTFHEYGHFWVARRCGVKVHRFSFGFGKPLVSWYDRHGTEFAIAAFPLGGYVKMLDEKEGPVPPDQLQYAFNRKPVTQRIAIILAGPFANFLLAVVAFWIMLMLGFQSLIPVTGQIAENSPAQLAGIESGYEIVSINNEPTPTWYDVNIELLRYIGDTTDIEVQLQQHEISGTQSAAPVTKVIPVTNWLSGQEQPKPVASLGIMPYSLPIPPVVGGLVANGRAEQAGMQSGDKILAVNSKPINNWMELVAQIKHNPEKNLTLLISRNAENQQIILRPAFKQQGSEKIGFAGISAQQINTPTSLIRKVKYSFGKAFLPALDKTWSMITLTVTSIKKMVLGDVSVKNLSGPITIAKVAGNSAKLGLESFLNFLALVSISLGVINLLPVPVLDGGHLLFYFVEWVKGSPVSEKAQVIGLQIGLSLVIAMMFLAFYNDISRL
- a CDS encoding phosphatidate cytidylyltransferase codes for the protein MLKQRIITAVILVPLALLGVFALSPFYFSLFVGGVVLLAGWEWANLAGLTEMPARLAYVLGLALALFGSQFLPLMSVLSLAIVVWLAALGLVLTYPTSTTVWQHRSLKLIVGLMVLVPAWSCLVWLKKADNSSWLIVYLFALIWGADIGAYFFGKRFGKHKLAAKVSPGKSWEGVYGALAVTTLVAIGFGLGQHKSFPQVAVMVLFAWLIVAVSVLGDLLESMFKRERGVKDSSNLLPGHGGVMDRIDSLTAAIPVFCISLLVTGL
- the ispC gene encoding 1-deoxy-D-xylulose-5-phosphate reductoisomerase, yielding MQQITILGSTGSIGCSTLAVIKEHPDKYQVFALAANQQLEKLFQQCVEFKPRYAVLVNEAAAGQLAERLKAAGSITVVLAGTQALETIASEPQVNVVMAAIMGAAGLLPTLAAVKASKKVLLANKESLVLAGKLFMKAVKDHKATLLPIDSEHNAIFQCLPCTQQPLTEMGVRKVVLTASGGPFRTYSSAELRAVTPEQACAHPNWSMGQKISVDSASMMNKGLELIEACHLFAIKPEQVDVVIHPQSIIHSMVDYVDGSVLAQMGNPDMCTPIAHALAWPNRISTAVKPLNLVDICQLDFYPPDEQRFPCLKLAREAAAEGGAAPAVLNAANEVAVEAFLAGTIRFVDIPLINEEVLSKLEVQDSGELESILAADSKAREVATAVIKHIGL